The following coding sequences are from one Salmo trutta unplaced genomic scaffold, fSalTru1.1, whole genome shotgun sequence window:
- the apela gene encoding apelin receptor early endogenous ligand gives MRIFSLLYLLLLLITALGSVSAVRPGRTTRRRRYHRHHCPHRRCMPLHSRVPFP, from the exons ATGAGGATCTTCAGCCTGCTgtacctgctgctgctgctaataaCTGCTCTAGGATCAGTATCTGCTGTGAGACCAGGTAGGACCACAAG ACGGAGAAGGTATCACAGGCATCACTGCCCCCACCGCCGCTGTATGCCCCTGCACTCCAGAGTACCGTTCCCCTGA